The Ignavibacteriales bacterium genomic interval ATGGCAGATATGTTACCGAATAATTTTGAAATTGAAAGTGAGGAATGATTTAAGTATTTAAAAAATGAGAATTGCCAATTACTGTTATTTATTTCAATTTCTAATTACTGCTTTACTACTTCTTTTCTAACATAAGCCAAATCCACGATCCTTTTCAAAGTTTTCTTGAATGTAATACCAGACGCTTTTGTAGAACGCATAAAACCAGCGTCTTCTGTTAAATCTGGGTTAGGATTTACTTCCAGGACAAATAATTCATTCTTAGCGGAAAGACGCATATCTACTCGTGCATAATCTCTGCACCCAAGTGCTCTGAATGTTCGAAGAGCTAACTCTTGTGCTTTTTCTTCAACTTCTTTAGGAAGGATTGCTGGACAAATGGCTACTGTGGAATGGTAAGCTTCGTGGTAAGGATCCCATTTTGCTTGAAAGCTAACAATGTTATGCAAATGATCAGGCATTCTAGAAAAATCTATTTCACTTATTGGCAGCACTTTTAATTTTTTATCACCAAGTACAGCAACATTCAGCTCTCTTCCATCAATATATTCTTCAATTAGTGCATATTGGTGCATATTAAAAAGAACATTTTCAATTTTATTTTTTAATGATTCGTAACTTTCCACTACCGAGTCGAACTCAATTCCAATGCTGGCATCTTCCATTGCTGGTTTTACAATTATCGGAAACTTAAGATGAATTTCCTCAATATCTTCTGTACCGGTAATAATTTGATAATTAGGAGTCTGTATATTGAAAGCATGCATTATACTTTTTGCCATTGTTTTGCGCTGGCAAGTGCCGAGTGCAATTGGGTCTGCTCCTGTATATGGAACTCTCATTAATTCCATTAATCCAGCAAAACTCATTTCAAGATTTGCTCTATCGTGAAAAATCTCAACCAGGTTAAAGACCACATCTGGTTTATTCTTTTTATAATCTTTAAGAAAAACTTCGTAATTATCTTTGATATTCAAAGTGTAAGCTTCGTATCCAACATCTCTTAAACCTTGAGCCATTTGTTCAAAGCAATCGAAAGGATTGTAATATTCCACGTCAAAGTATGGTACAAAATCAAGAGCCTTTTTCTGTTCTTTATTCCGTTCCTTATAATAATTTAAATTAGCTTCATTAAACACTATTGCAACTTTCATAACACCTATTTGTTTTTACTTCTGAAAAATACTGAAAAAATGGCTGGAAATAAATTAAAGTCGATAAATCTATTAAATCTTGGATAATGATTTCAATTAAAACTAAACTATAAAAATATGCTGCTTATAGTAAGGCGCTTTTGTGATTTACTAAATAGTCAAAAAGATTTACCAATCAATTTTTATAATTAGCTTTCTATCATATTTAGAATTTATTATCTTTAGCTCCAGATATTTTAACCAAAATAAAACCATTGAATATCATTTCTATTAAGCATCTTAATAAATTGAATATAAATCTATGAGCTTTTATCCTCAACCTAATAGCTATACTTGCGGACCATTTGCGCTAAAATACGCACTTGTAATGCTTGGAATATTTAAAAATGAACGGGATATTGGAAAAGCAGCCGGTGTTACCTGGTGGGCTGGTACTGATGAAATAGGCTTGGCAAGAGCAGCAAAAAAATACAACTGCAGAATGAAATATTTCCGGGAATCCCGTTCAAAAGATGCTCTTGAAGAACTAAATAAACGTTTGAAGAAAAATTATCCCTGCATCTTAAGCGTATCTAATTGGGGGCATTGGCTCACAGTTCTTGGTTATCAGAAAAATAAATATATTATTGTTGATAGCAGTCAGGATAGAGTAGTAAATATTTTAACTCCATCTCAGCTTTTAAAGAAATGGAAGTACGTTGAAGATGATGTTGTTAGTTTTGATGGATATGCCATTGTTCCTATGTTTAAGATAGACACTTTTGCAGTCTTCTCACTGGAAAAAGCACACACAGTAATGTATAAACGAAATGAAAAACTTGCCCATAAATGGGATACGTACTTTAATGATTTGATAAATATCTGCCGTCCACGCACTCCATTATCATCTCATATTATTACATTTAATGAGTTTTTAA includes:
- a CDS encoding ATP-grasp domain-containing protein; amino-acid sequence: MKVAIVFNEANLNYYKERNKEQKKALDFVPYFDVEYYNPFDCFEQMAQGLRDVGYEAYTLNIKDNYEVFLKDYKKNKPDVVFNLVEIFHDRANLEMSFAGLMELMRVPYTGADPIALGTCQRKTMAKSIMHAFNIQTPNYQIITGTEDIEEIHLKFPIIVKPAMEDASIGIEFDSVVESYESLKNKIENVLFNMHQYALIEEYIDGRELNVAVLGDKKLKVLPISEIDFSRMPDHLHNIVSFQAKWDPYHEAYHSTVAICPAILPKEVEEKAQELALRTFRALGCRDYARVDMRLSAKNELFVLEVNPNPDLTEDAGFMRSTKASGITFKKTLKRIVDLAYVRKEVVKQ
- a CDS encoding cysteine peptidase family C39 domain-containing protein, whose protein sequence is MSFYPQPNSYTCGPFALKYALVMLGIFKNERDIGKAAGVTWWAGTDEIGLARAAKKYNCRMKYFRESRSKDALEELNKRLKKNYPCILSVSNWGHWLTVLGYQKNKYIIVDSSQDRVVNILTPSQLLKKWKYVEDDVVSFDGYAIVPMFKIDTFAVFSLEKAHTVMYKRNEKLAHKWDTYFNDLINICRPRTPLSSHIITFNEFLRRNEKALVKEVAFWHGTPTKYELKKVLHNLQFVSEVYGLVIYEDDEKKALIDLTSILMMYACGKYGMDPIY